Proteins found in one candidate division WOR-1 bacterium RIFOXYB2_FULL_36_35 genomic segment:
- a CDS encoding 16S rRNA (cytosine(1402)-N(4))-methyltransferase, producing METFHLPVMTKEIVDFLSPLNEKTIVDCTLGGGGHIEKLNGKAMSSPAGQEGNIHIIAIDQDQEAIEFAKKRLAKYDNIKYIHDNFGNLENIVKDPVDAFLFDLGVSSYQIDEASRGFSIRYDAPLDMRMDKSKQTSAREIIHNSSEEELIQIFKEYGEERFSKRVARAIILERDKKEINTTFELKDIIEKAIPTWKKRESVTRIFQALRIAANLELDVLKKALESTISLLNPGGKIIVMSYHSLEDRIVKWFFRDKAKNGILNILTKKPVLATEEEVAINPRAKSAKLRCAEKKTNKEGPTSLA from the coding sequence ATGGAGACTTTCCACCTTCCTGTAATGACAAAAGAAATAGTCGATTTTCTCTCCCCTCTTAATGAGAAGACAATCGTCGATTGTACGTTGGGTGGTGGTGGACATATTGAGAAACTAAACGGGAAGGCAATGTCCTCACCTGCCGGACAGGAAGGCAATATCCATATCATAGCTATCGACCAAGATCAGGAAGCTATTGAGTTTGCCAAGAAAAGATTAGCCAAGTATGACAACATCAAATACATCCATGACAACTTTGGCAATTTGGAAAATATTGTAAAAGATCCGGTCGACGCCTTTCTCTTTGATCTTGGAGTTTCATCTTATCAAATAGATGAGGCTTCCCGCGGATTTAGCATAAGATACGACGCCCCGCTTGATATGCGAATGGACAAAAGTAAACAGACCTCCGCTCGCGAAATAATCCACAATTCAAGTGAAGAAGAATTAATACAGATCTTCAAAGAATATGGTGAAGAGCGGTTTTCAAAAAGAGTTGCCCGCGCAATTATTTTGGAAAGGGACAAAAAAGAGATAAATACAACATTTGAGCTGAAAGACATAATAGAAAAAGCAATTCCCACATGGAAAAAGAGGGAGTCAGTTACCCGCATATTCCAGGCGCTCCGAATTGCTGCTAATTTAGAGCTTGATGTTTTAAAAAAAGCTCTGGAATCAACAATCTCCCTTCTCAATCCCGGCGGAAAAATAATTGTAATGTCGTATCATTCATTAGAAGATAGAATCGTAAAATGGTTTTTCAGAGATAAAGCTAAAAATGGTATACTTAATATACTGACAAAAAAGCCTGTTCTTGCGACAGAAGAAGAGGTTGCAATTAATCCACGGGCTAAAAGCGCAAAGCTACGGTGTGCGGAGAAAAAAACTAATAAGGAAGGGCCCACCAGTCTGGCTTAA
- a CDS encoding cofactor-independent phosphoglycerate mutase yields the protein MKYLILIGDGMSDLPLKELNFKTPLETAKTPNMDFLAKNGMCGWVSNVPKDISPGSDVAAMSIFGYDPKKYYTGRGPLEAASLGVKLKESDIAFRCNLVTIKDGLMESFTADHISTEEARKILTTLNQKMGHKGIRFYTGLSYRHLLVINPTVGNFVENLPKLDCTPPHDITGKKVELYLPQGPGEHLIKSLMKESIMHLLEHKVNITRIENGKKPATMIWLWGQGKKPQMQLFKKEYNKSAAVITAVHLLKGLGKIIGAEIPYVKGATGFIDTNYKGKADAALKMIKRHDVVFVHVEAPDECGHMGDIKRKIKAIEDFDEKIVGYLLKSIKNRIKDFKIMVLPDHPTPIKLMTHTSDPVPFVIYNNVQNTGNKTITKYNEKELKKSKIKIDSGHKLLKKFFQ from the coding sequence ATGAAATATTTAATATTAATTGGCGACGGGATGAGCGATCTTCCACTAAAAGAACTTAACTTCAAAACTCCTCTTGAAACAGCAAAAACACCAAACATGGATTTCTTGGCAAAAAATGGGATGTGTGGATGGGTTTCAAATGTACCAAAAGATATCTCCCCCGGCTCAGATGTAGCCGCAATGTCAATATTTGGCTATGATCCTAAAAAATACTATACGGGGCGAGGCCCACTTGAGGCTGCTTCTCTCGGGGTTAAACTTAAAGAATCAGATATTGCTTTTCGATGTAATCTTGTAACTATAAAAGATGGCCTAATGGAGAGTTTTACTGCCGATCATATATCAACAGAAGAAGCAAGAAAAATATTAACAACATTAAATCAAAAGATGGGACATAAAGGGATCCGTTTTTATACGGGTTTATCTTATAGGCATCTTCTTGTTATTAATCCAACGGTCGGAAATTTTGTTGAAAATCTTCCAAAGCTTGATTGTACCCCACCCCACGATATAACAGGAAAAAAGGTCGAACTCTATCTTCCTCAAGGACCCGGCGAACATTTAATAAAATCTTTGATGAAAGAATCTATAATGCACCTTCTTGAACATAAAGTAAACATTACACGGATAGAAAACGGCAAAAAACCCGCAACAATGATATGGTTGTGGGGGCAAGGGAAAAAACCGCAAATGCAACTTTTTAAAAAAGAATATAATAAATCCGCAGCAGTAATTACCGCTGTACATCTTCTAAAAGGCCTTGGGAAAATAATCGGAGCAGAAATACCGTACGTTAAAGGGGCCACAGGATTTATCGACACAAACTATAAAGGAAAAGCAGACGCAGCCCTAAAAATGATTAAAAGGCATGATGTTGTGTTTGTTCATGTAGAAGCTCCTGATGAATGCGGACATATGGGCGATATAAAAAGAAAAATAAAGGCTATTGAAGACTTTGATGAGAAAATAGTCGGTTATTTATTAAAAAGCATAAAAAACAGGATTAAAGATTTTAAAATAATGGTATTGCCTGATCATCCAACCCCGATAAAACTAATGACTCATACAAGTGATCCTGTCCCTTTTGTTATTTATAACAATGTTCAAAACACCGGAAATAAGACAATAACGAAATATAATGAAAAAGAGCTTAAAAAATCAAAAATTAAAATTGATTCTGGACACAAGCTTTTAAAAAAATTTTTTCAATAA
- a CDS encoding 5-(carboxyamino)imidazole ribonucleotide mutase yields MKKLNVGVITGSKSDMPIVEKVTAMLSEIGLSYEVLVASAHRTPEKVITFAKSSEKKYDVIIAIAGMAAALPGIVAAHTTIPVIGVPVASKNLQGQDALFSIVQMPPGVPVACVAIDGGKNAAILAAQIIGLSEPKIKQKLKILKKIK; encoded by the coding sequence ATGAAAAAGTTAAATGTTGGAGTAATAACCGGATCAAAATCTGATATGCCTATTGTTGAAAAAGTTACTGCTATGTTATCTGAAATAGGTTTATCCTATGAAGTTTTAGTAGCATCCGCGCACAGAACCCCTGAAAAAGTAATAACTTTTGCAAAATCTTCTGAAAAAAAATATGATGTAATCATAGCGATAGCCGGAATGGCTGCAGCATTGCCCGGCATAGTAGCAGCACATACCACAATCCCCGTAATAGGAGTTCCGGTAGCCTCAAAAAATCTTCAAGGACAGGATGCTCTTTTTTCAATTGTGCAAATGCCTCCTGGTGTACCGGTCGCTTGCGTTGCAATAGATGGCGGCAAAAATGCGGCAATATTAGCAGCACAAATAATCGGACTTTCAGAACCAAAAATCAAACAGAAATTAAAAATTCTTAAGAAAATCAAATAA
- a CDS encoding homocitrate synthase, translating into MPKVYLIDVTNRDGVQTSRIGLAKLEKTIINMYLDEMGVFQSEFGFPFTHHETNYLNANLELVETGALSTLRLEGWARGIVKDVEISFKLVPKIKHLNLSISTSPLMWELKFAGKIADNEIIKSMTDAVDKAYALGAETVAVNAEDASRSDLDFLVKFGKAGKEHGAKRLRYCDTLGADSPNSIYERTKYLAESIKMDIELHCHNDLGMAVACSVEGARGIIEAGQDAYINTTINGVGERAGNADLLATILALKYAKGLGEKKLLPENIKLNKIWAFAKYASYAFGIPIPINQVGVGNNAFAHESGIHADGALKNRRNYELYDFEELGRGDPELVDSGRSITVGEYSGIKGFRNVYGKLEVEFKDDAEASKILELVRYANVHTQKPLTREELIFIAKHPDQAKKIMTVTP; encoded by the coding sequence ATGCCAAAAGTTTATTTAATAGACGTTACAAATAGAGACGGTGTACAAACAAGCAGAATTGGACTTGCCAAACTGGAAAAAACAATCATTAATATGTACTTGGATGAAATGGGTGTTTTTCAATCTGAGTTCGGTTTCCCGTTTACGCATCACGAGACAAACTATTTAAATGCAAACCTAGAACTTGTTGAAACAGGAGCTCTTTCAACCTTAAGGCTTGAAGGATGGGCTAGAGGAATTGTCAAAGATGTAGAGATTTCTTTTAAGCTGGTTCCAAAAATAAAACATCTGAACCTATCAATTTCAACATCCCCTCTTATGTGGGAACTTAAATTTGCAGGGAAAATAGCAGACAATGAAATAATAAAAAGCATGACAGATGCGGTAGATAAGGCTTATGCGTTGGGAGCGGAAACGGTTGCGGTAAATGCCGAAGATGCATCAAGATCTGATTTAGATTTTCTTGTAAAGTTCGGGAAAGCAGGGAAAGAGCATGGGGCAAAAAGGCTTCGTTATTGTGATACCCTAGGAGCAGATAGTCCTAACAGTATTTATGAAAGGACAAAATATTTGGCAGAAAGCATAAAAATGGATATAGAACTGCACTGCCATAACGATTTAGGAATGGCCGTAGCATGTTCCGTAGAAGGGGCAAGAGGAATTATTGAAGCAGGTCAAGATGCGTATATTAACACCACAATAAATGGCGTTGGAGAAAGAGCGGGAAACGCCGACCTTTTAGCCACAATATTAGCCTTAAAATATGCAAAAGGGCTTGGAGAAAAAAAACTTCTTCCTGAAAATATAAAGCTAAATAAAATATGGGCTTTTGCAAAATACGCATCATATGCTTTTGGAATTCCTATTCCTATAAACCAGGTAGGCGTTGGAAACAATGCCTTTGCCCACGAATCAGGCATACATGCTGACGGAGCGTTAAAAAACAGAAGAAATTACGAGCTTTATGATTTTGAAGAGCTCGGGAGGGGGGATCCGGAACTCGTAGACAGCGGCAGGTCTATAACAGTCGGGGAATATTCCGGCATTAAAGGCTTCAGAAATGTCTATGGAAAACTAGAGGTGGAATTTAAAGATGACGCCGAAGCTTCTAAGATTTTAGAGCTTGTAAGATATGCAAATGTTCATACGCAAAAACCTTTAACACGAGAAGAACTTATTTTTATTGCAAAACACCCTGACCAAGCAAAAAAAATAATGACTGTAACTCCTTAA
- a CDS encoding flavin reductase, which translates to MQEDKDKVVWKPGTMVYPVPAVLVSCGDRPDNYNIITIAWTGTICSEPPMTYVSIRPHRHSHGIIKKTGEFVINLTTKELVYVTDLCGVKSGRDINKFKEFHLTPVKGEHVKAPLIKESPVNIECKVTEVKKLGTHDMFIAKVMCIHADKKYIRRDGKFDLRKADPIAYSHGNYYALGKYLGFYGYSVTKKKRR; encoded by the coding sequence ATGCAAGAAGATAAAGATAAGGTTGTTTGGAAGCCCGGGACTATGGTTTATCCTGTCCCTGCAGTTCTGGTTTCCTGTGGGGATAGACCTGATAATTATAATATAATTACAATCGCATGGACAGGGACAATTTGTTCGGAGCCTCCAATGACTTATGTCTCTATTCGACCCCACAGGCATTCTCATGGAATAATCAAGAAGACGGGCGAGTTTGTAATTAATTTGACAACAAAAGAACTTGTTTATGTTACTGATCTTTGTGGAGTTAAGTCGGGACGTGATATCAATAAATTTAAAGAATTTCATTTGACACCTGTAAAAGGAGAGCATGTCAAGGCCCCTTTAATCAAAGAATCTCCTGTGAATATAGAATGCAAAGTGACAGAGGTTAAAAAGCTTGGAACTCACGATATGTTTATTGCAAAAGTTATGTGTATTCATGCGGACAAGAAATATATAAGACGTGACGGGAAGTTTGATTTGCGAAAAGCGGATCCTATTGCGTATTCTCATGGCAACTATTACGCATTGGGCAAGTATCTGGGGTTTTATGGATATTCAGTTACAAAGAAAAAAAGAAGGTAA
- a CDS encoding MBL fold hydrolase: protein MKEQEIKKDIHYVGAPDSERGLFDELIPLPDGTSYNAYLIKGSEKTALLDTVDPSKEKILIENLKKLKIDHIDYIVSHHCEQDHSGSIPTILEIYKEAKVVTNPKCKVMLIDHLSIPEEKFIAINDRETISIGGKTLEFIYIPWVHWPETMSTYIKEDKILFSCDFFGSHIGIGDIFINDEKHVYNSAKRYYAEIMMPFRTNIKNNLEKIKDLEIEMICPSHGPVYTKPSFIIDAYKDWISDTTKNEVVIPYVSMHGSTSIMADYLTENLEKRGIRAKPFDLAKMDLGELAMALVDATTIIIGSPTVLAGPHPLAIYATYLVNALRPKTKFISIIGSYGWGGRMVDQLKGMVNNLKVEIIDPVIIKGIPKKEDFGMLDDLISKIETKHKEIQVI from the coding sequence ATGAAAGAACAAGAAATAAAAAAAGATATACATTATGTAGGAGCTCCCGATTCCGAAAGAGGGCTTTTTGATGAATTAATCCCCCTCCCCGACGGGACAAGCTATAACGCTTATCTTATAAAAGGGAGTGAAAAAACAGCCCTTTTAGATACTGTCGATCCTTCAAAAGAAAAAATCTTAATAGAAAATTTAAAAAAACTAAAAATAGACCACATCGATTATATCGTCTCTCATCACTGTGAACAGGACCATTCAGGATCTATTCCGACAATCCTAGAAATTTATAAAGAGGCAAAAGTTGTAACAAATCCAAAATGCAAGGTTATGTTAATTGACCATCTATCTATTCCTGAAGAAAAATTTATTGCGATAAATGACAGAGAGACAATTTCTATCGGAGGAAAAACATTAGAGTTTATTTATATTCCTTGGGTACACTGGCCGGAAACCATGTCTACATATATAAAAGAAGATAAAATTCTGTTTTCTTGTGATTTTTTTGGTTCACACATAGGGATAGGAGATATATTCATAAACGACGAAAAACATGTATATAATTCAGCAAAAAGATATTATGCAGAAATTATGATGCCTTTTAGAACCAATATAAAAAACAACCTGGAAAAGATTAAGGATCTGGAAATAGAGATGATATGCCCAAGCCATGGGCCTGTATATACAAAGCCTTCATTTATAATCGATGCCTATAAAGACTGGATTTCCGACACAACAAAAAATGAAGTAGTTATCCCTTATGTTTCAATGCATGGGAGTACATCGATAATGGCAGATTATCTGACCGAAAATCTTGAAAAAAGAGGGATAAGAGCAAAACCCTTTGATCTTGCAAAGATGGATTTGGGAGAGCTTGCGATGGCGCTTGTTGATGCCACAACCATTATCATAGGTTCACCTACGGTTTTAGCAGGCCCCCATCCCCTGGCAATTTACGCGACATATTTAGTCAACGCATTAAGACCCAAAACCAAATTTATATCTATTATCGGCTCTTACGGGTGGGGGGGAAGAATGGTCGACCAGTTAAAAGGGATGGTTAATAATTTAAAAGTTGAAATAATAGATCCGGTCATTATAAAAGGGATTCCTAAAAAAGAAGATTTTGGAATGCTGGATGATTTGATCTCAAAGATAGAGACCAAGCATAAAGAAATACAAGTTATTTAA
- a CDS encoding rubredoxin, with protein sequence MDKYVCKVCGYVYDPEKGDPDGGISPRTAFEQIPDTWVCPVCGADKSQFEKVI encoded by the coding sequence ATGGATAAGTATGTTTGTAAAGTTTGCGGATATGTTTATGACCCTGAAAAAGGAGATCCTGATGGTGGGATATCCCCAAGAACCGCTTTTGAGCAGATTCCGGATACGTGGGTATGTCCAGTTTGCGGAGCGGATAAATCTCAATTTGAAAAGGTGATATAG
- a CDS encoding biotin--[acetyl-CoA-carboxylase] ligase, which yields MNYNIIKLKILDSTQDEAKRKAFKVDEGTVVWAEKQTMGRGKPGNKWYSPSGGLYFSLILKPTKPVKDILFITKLVADVVVDLLSKYNITAEIKLPNDVFVANMKICGILTEKTKEGLIIGVGINLNILSFPEGFLATSVTLLTGKEIDPEIFLNQFLELFDLAYCH from the coding sequence GTGAATTACAATATTATAAAATTAAAAATTTTAGATTCAACACAAGATGAAGCCAAACGCAAAGCCTTTAAAGTGGATGAGGGGACTGTGGTTTGGGCTGAAAAACAGACTATGGGGAGGGGTAAACCTGGAAATAAGTGGTATTCTCCTAGTGGGGGGCTTTATTTTTCACTTATTTTAAAACCTACAAAACCTGTTAAAGATATTTTATTTATTACTAAACTTGTAGCGGATGTTGTTGTTGATCTTCTTTCCAAATATAATATTACAGCTGAGATTAAATTGCCTAACGATGTTTTTGTGGCAAATATGAAAATTTGCGGTATTTTGACGGAAAAAACAAAAGAGGGGCTTATCATAGGAGTTGGCATTAACTTAAATATTTTAAGTTTTCCAGAGGGGTTTCTTGCAACTTCGGTTACATTGTTGACAGGTAAAGAGATAGATCCGGAAATTTTTTTAAACCAATTTTTAGAGCTTTTTGATTTAGCCTACTGTCATTAA
- a CDS encoding metal-dependent hydrolase — protein sequence MDVIKVSKIIKSKRKTIAIEINKKAEIVVKAPCNVPDEIVWDFVNKKIEWIKRKQYLVRQRNNSKIQREFVQGEGFLYLGKIYKLNIVTDLSSPFEFKEDFFLSSSYVDYARDLFVKWYKENALSEIKKSVEQYAFLRNLRYKKVRLSSGRCRLGSCSAKGNLNFNWRLIMAPQDIINYVVVHELMHLVEKNHSKRFWHKVSELFPNFKQARKWLRDNAYLLDI from the coding sequence ATGGACGTAATTAAAGTTTCAAAAATTATAAAATCAAAACGCAAAACTATTGCTATTGAAATAAATAAAAAAGCTGAAATTGTAGTAAAGGCGCCTTGCAACGTACCCGATGAAATTGTTTGGGATTTTGTAAATAAAAAAATAGAATGGATTAAAAGAAAGCAGTATTTAGTAAGGCAGAGGAATAATTCAAAAATTCAAAGAGAGTTTGTTCAGGGGGAAGGATTTCTTTATCTTGGGAAAATTTATAAATTAAATATAGTAACTGATCTTTCATCTCCTTTTGAATTTAAAGAGGACTTTTTTTTGTCTTCAAGTTATGTTGATTATGCAAGGGATTTGTTTGTTAAATGGTACAAAGAGAATGCCCTTTCCGAAATAAAAAAAAGTGTTGAGCAATATGCTTTTTTAAGAAACTTAAGATATAAAAAGGTCAGGCTTTCAAGTGGTCGATGTCGTTTAGGATCTTGCAGTGCAAAAGGGAATCTTAACTTTAATTGGCGTTTGATTATGGCGCCACAAGATATTATTAATTATGTTGTTGTCCATGAGCTAATGCACCTTGTCGAAAAAAATCATTCAAAAAGATTCTGGCATAAAGTTTCTGAATTATTTCCCAACTTTAAACAGGCAAGAAAATGGCTGAGAGATAACGCTTATTTGCTTGATATATAA
- a CDS encoding phosphate acetyltransferase, with protein sequence MDFIQDIWNKAKRSTKKIALPESEDIRILKASELITKSRLAKIILIGDENKIKENAAANNIDLTGIEFIVPANYPRIKEFARKFQIKLEKKGMTEEKAYEILTTDYPFFAGMLVDCGEADGMVSGANHPTSHTIKAAIQCVGTKENSSIISSFFVMLLQNKEFGEEGLLFYADCGVMPNPTSQELAQIAIQTAESFSKLIGTTPQVAMLSFSTMGSANHPDVDKVTNATQIAKKMNEDLLIDGPLQADAALIKSIANKKSPESPVAGTANVLIFPDLDAGNISYKLTQRLAGAVALGPIFQGTKKPVNDLSRGCSVEDIINITVITAIQAL encoded by the coding sequence ATGGATTTCATACAAGACATTTGGAATAAAGCTAAACGATCAACAAAAAAAATAGCCCTCCCCGAATCAGAAGATATTAGAATATTAAAAGCTTCAGAGCTTATAACGAAAAGCCGATTGGCAAAAATAATTTTAATTGGTGACGAAAACAAAATTAAAGAAAATGCTGCGGCAAACAACATAGACTTAACAGGCATTGAGTTCATAGTTCCTGCAAACTATCCAAGGATCAAAGAATTTGCAAGAAAATTTCAGATTAAACTTGAAAAAAAAGGAATGACAGAAGAAAAGGCTTATGAAATATTAACCACAGATTATCCTTTTTTTGCCGGCATGCTTGTAGATTGCGGGGAAGCAGATGGCATGGTATCCGGCGCTAACCATCCAACATCACATACAATAAAAGCAGCAATTCAATGCGTCGGAACAAAAGAAAACAGCTCCATAATATCAAGTTTTTTTGTTATGCTTTTGCAAAATAAAGAATTTGGAGAAGAAGGACTTTTGTTTTACGCTGATTGCGGTGTTATGCCAAACCCTACCTCGCAAGAATTAGCTCAAATCGCGATACAAACAGCTGAGTCTTTCTCAAAATTAATAGGAACAACGCCTCAAGTAGCCATGCTATCTTTCTCAACTATGGGATCTGCCAACCATCCTGATGTTGACAAGGTAACAAATGCCACACAAATAGCCAAAAAAATGAATGAAGATCTACTTATTGACGGACCACTACAAGCAGACGCAGCCTTGATTAAATCGATAGCAAATAAAAAATCTCCGGAAAGCCCCGTCGCTGGGACAGCAAATGTTTTGATATTCCCTGATCTTGATGCAGGGAACATAAGCTACAAATTAACCCAAAGGTTAGCCGGAGCTGTAGCTTTAGGCCCTATATTTCAAGGGACAAAAAAACCTGTGAACGACTTATCACGAGGTTGCTCAGTAGAAGACATTATCAATATAACAGTAATAACAGCAATCCAGGCCCTATAA